Genomic segment of Chitinispirillales bacterium:
TTTCCTCACGTTTGGAACAGGATGAATTTGAAATATATATAGCGGGCCAAAGTGAACATATAACTGAAAAACATTTGTAGGTATTGATTTTTGCCGCGGCAATATAATATATTCAATGTTGTTTTTGTTTAAGATGAATTGATTTTATTGGTTTAAGGAGAAATTAAAGTTATGGTTTCGGTAGTAAAACAGGGTGGATTTCAGTATAAAGTGGCTGAAGGCGAGTTGTTGAATATTCCGCTTGTAGAAGGTAAAATCGGAGAGGAAATTACTTTAGAATCCGTTCTTCTTGTGAGCGACGGAGTAAAAACGACGGTTGGTACGCCGGATATTAAAGGTGCGGTTGTTAAAGCCGAAATAGTGGAACATGGGCGGACTAAAAAGATTCTGGTCGTAAAAAAACACAGAAGAAAAGACTACCAGAGAAGAAACGGACATCGTCAGGATTTTACTAAGATTAAAATTATT
This window contains:
- the rplU gene encoding 50S ribosomal protein L21, which produces MVSVVKQGGFQYKVAEGELLNIPLVEGKIGEEITLESVLLVSDGVKTTVGTPDIKGAVVKAEIVEHGRTKKILVVKKHRRKDYQRRNGHRQDFTKIKIISINAA